From the genome of Naumannella halotolerans, one region includes:
- a CDS encoding LutC/YkgG family protein, producing the protein MSAREEIMAAVRANQPAGDFPLPETVVFPMDERGNRTEFFLHNLGVMGGSELYVVDGLESAVQSAFPDAAVIASAVPELQGNRDLSTVAEQADLHDVDVAVVRAVLAVGETGSVLLADSDIVVNSLVYLAQHLVVLVDPDDIVPGLQDAYLSPEFQQHAYLAFHSGPSATADIEGVLIHGAQGVRTLQVALIPRS; encoded by the coding sequence ATGAGCGCCCGGGAGGAGATCATGGCGGCGGTGCGGGCCAATCAGCCCGCCGGTGACTTCCCGCTGCCGGAGACCGTGGTCTTCCCGATGGATGAGCGGGGGAACCGGACCGAGTTCTTCCTGCACAACCTGGGGGTGATGGGCGGCAGTGAGCTGTACGTCGTCGACGGTCTGGAGTCCGCAGTGCAGTCGGCCTTCCCCGATGCCGCGGTGATCGCATCGGCGGTCCCGGAACTGCAGGGCAATCGGGATCTGTCCACGGTCGCCGAGCAGGCCGATCTGCACGATGTGGACGTGGCGGTGGTACGGGCGGTGCTGGCGGTGGGGGAGACCGGTTCGGTGCTGCTCGCCGACAGCGACATCGTGGTGAACTCGCTGGTCTACCTGGCCCAGCACCTGGTGGTGCTGGTCGATCCGGACGACATCGTGCCCGGGCTGCAGGATGCGTACCTGAGTCCGGAGTTCCAGCAGCACGCCTACCTGGCCTTCCATTCCGGACCCTCGGCGACCGCCGACATCGAGGGCGTCCTGATCCACGGTGCACAAGGTGTGCGTACCCTGCAGGTCGCCCTGATCCCCCGCAGCTGA